One Weissella coleopterorum DNA segment encodes these proteins:
- a CDS encoding nitronate monooxygenase, translating into MTALTEILGTKYPLVQGSMARISNHVLVIAVSKAGGLGVLTSVGLDQTGLRTEIKKVKAATDQPFAVNLMLMMDNIADLVEVIIEEEVPIVMTGAGTPKPYMPMLLAAGVKVIPVIPSVKLAQKMEALGAVVVVAEGMESGGHIGATTTMALVPQVVSAVHIPVIAAGGIGDGRGVAAALALGAQGGQIGTLFLTADETPIADAYKAAIIDANDTATTVTGRQAGAPVRALKNTMTNKYLELEAQGATWAELETVVLHSLAKAAFEGDLENGSIMAGEIVGLIQTRRPVQKIIEDLFHETEMVIKHLNNFKLNF; encoded by the coding sequence ATGACAGCATTAACAGAAATTTTAGGAACTAAATATCCTTTAGTTCAAGGGTCCATGGCACGAATCTCCAATCACGTTTTGGTGATTGCAGTCTCTAAAGCAGGCGGATTAGGTGTTTTAACATCGGTTGGTCTAGATCAAACGGGACTACGTACGGAAATCAAAAAAGTAAAAGCGGCAACGGATCAGCCTTTTGCGGTCAACTTAATGTTAATGATGGATAATATTGCTGATTTAGTCGAGGTTATTATTGAGGAAGAGGTCCCAATTGTAATGACCGGCGCTGGAACCCCGAAACCTTATATGCCCATGCTACTGGCGGCCGGTGTGAAGGTGATTCCCGTCATTCCATCAGTGAAATTAGCTCAAAAAATGGAAGCGTTGGGGGCGGTGGTCGTTGTGGCTGAGGGAATGGAGTCCGGAGGTCATATTGGTGCGACCACTACGATGGCGTTGGTGCCACAAGTGGTTTCAGCTGTTCATATTCCTGTGATTGCGGCTGGCGGAATTGGTGACGGTCGGGGAGTGGCGGCAGCCTTGGCCTTGGGTGCTCAAGGGGGACAGATCGGAACCCTATTCTTAACGGCTGATGAAACACCGATTGCTGACGCCTATAAAGCGGCTATTATTGACGCAAATGATACAGCGACGACAGTCACTGGACGTCAGGCAGGGGCGCCGGTTCGCGCATTAAAAAATACCATGACGAATAAGTATCTAGAATTAGAAGCGCAGGGGGCAACATGGGCGGAATTAGAGACGGTGGTTCTACATTCTTTAGCCAAAGCTGCTTTTGAGGGAGATTTGGAAAATGGTTCGATTATGGCTGGTGAAATTGTTGGGTTAATTCAGACTCGACGACCCGTTCAAAAGATTATTGAAGATTTATTTCATGAGACTGAAATGGTGATTAAGCATTTAAATAATTTTAAATTAAATTTTTGA
- a CDS encoding DUF2075 domain-containing protein — translation MNKILKEQFFVDDLSADQKAVIQDINDYIQKGVDGDQHAVAIIQGAAGTGKSVVLMELVRKYMTDQQFKTALVVNHPELYKAYQDLGESIPNLNVKSIRRPTALINDAQKNHKKYDIIFVDEAHLLYSKSEPYAHYRGENQLTDLMELAKVVVVVYDFAQVFQSKMYWDQDLLFQTIDQHPYKMFDMNFQYRMVASDQQVAWMDALTDQKPMKAFPDDSDFEFKMFDTAGALFEQIKKRNHEVGMSRVVATSGFPRIDGRHNVEMDTFSLPWDEWDPQRTHWAKREGSITQVGTIYTLQGFDLNYVGMIIGPSFGYDPKTDTMTIIPEKYSHKEIFKKRKDRQFSKEEYQAFIANVLNVLMKRGKYGLYLTAYDDALRARLMEINQDALGE, via the coding sequence ATGAATAAAATATTAAAAGAACAATTTTTTGTTGATGATCTTTCAGCTGATCAAAAAGCTGTCATTCAAGATATTAATGATTATATCCAAAAAGGAGTTGATGGAGATCAGCATGCGGTAGCTATTATTCAGGGTGCAGCTGGAACGGGGAAGTCTGTTGTATTAATGGAATTAGTCCGAAAGTATATGACGGATCAGCAATTTAAGACGGCCTTAGTGGTGAATCATCCCGAGTTGTACAAAGCTTATCAAGACTTAGGAGAATCAATTCCGAATTTAAATGTAAAATCAATTCGACGACCAACAGCGTTAATTAATGATGCACAAAAGAATCATAAAAAATATGATATTATTTTTGTAGATGAAGCACATTTATTATATTCTAAATCCGAACCTTATGCGCATTATCGGGGTGAAAATCAATTAACTGATTTGATGGAGTTAGCAAAAGTGGTGGTCGTAGTTTATGACTTTGCTCAAGTTTTTCAGTCAAAAATGTATTGGGATCAAGATTTATTATTTCAAACGATCGATCAACATCCATACAAAATGTTTGATATGAACTTTCAATATCGAATGGTTGCTAGTGATCAACAGGTTGCATGGATGGATGCCCTCACGGATCAAAAACCAATGAAGGCATTTCCGGATGATAGTGATTTCGAATTTAAGATGTTTGATACGGCGGGGGCGCTGTTTGAACAAATTAAAAAACGGAACCATGAAGTTGGGATGAGTCGAGTGGTAGCGACCTCTGGTTTTCCTCGAATTGATGGTCGACATAATGTTGAAATGGATACCTTCAGTTTGCCTTGGGACGAATGGGACCCACAACGGACACATTGGGCTAAGCGTGAAGGTTCAATTACGCAAGTGGGGACTATCTATACGTTACAAGGTTTTGATTTGAATTATGTGGGGATGATTATTGGTCCCTCGTTTGGATATGATCCCAAAACTGATACGATGACGATTATTCCAGAAAAATACTCACATAAAGAAATTTTTAAAAAACGTAAGGATCGTCAATTTAGTAAAGAGGAGTATCAAGCATTTATTGCCAATGTTTTAAATGTTTTAATGAAACGTGGTAAATATGGGCTCTATTTAACAGCGTATGACGATGCATTACGAGCACGCTTGATGGAAATTAATCAAGATGCATTAGGTGAATAA
- a CDS encoding Fur family transcriptional regulator, which translates to MSELNHALEILQKQGIKKTTQRRNILDYLIQNRIHPSADVIAKSLQMNLTTVYNTLDILINSQLVYVIDNNQDGKKHYDYFGHPHYHVLCRNCGKIVDGTNIDLYNFPRLAHEDSNFLIEQTSLEFIGLCEDCQKLLLTHST; encoded by the coding sequence ATGAGTGAATTAAATCACGCCTTAGAAATTTTACAAAAACAAGGAATCAAAAAAACTACCCAAAGACGAAACATTTTAGACTACCTGATCCAAAACCGAATCCATCCCAGCGCGGATGTCATTGCTAAAAGTTTGCAAATGAATCTGACAACCGTATACAATACTTTAGATATTTTAATTAATAGTCAATTGGTCTATGTCATTGATAATAATCAGGATGGTAAAAAACATTATGATTATTTTGGTCATCCCCACTATCATGTCCTATGTCGCAACTGCGGTAAAATCGTTGATGGTACCAACATTGATCTGTATAATTTCCCCCGGCTCGCCCACGAAGATAGCAACTTTTTAATTGAACAAACTAGTTTAGAATTTATTGGACTTTGCGAGGATTGCCAAAAGTTATTACTCACCCACTCAACATAA
- a CDS encoding Dyp-type peroxidase, with amino-acid sequence MISANLAQDVWKDPGLNVSFVVLNLKRMNLQEDQSAMATFFDRSQAIIRSMRIRNPQDNLQVAIGLSQTAWKYLFPHHSVPKELENYQTLTGPKYSMPASGGDLFLHIRAAQEAVVYEVLRQMMIFLRPITSVLDETKGFRFLEGRSIIGFMDGTEAPALEDAAEYALIGAEDPDYENGSYAFAQKWQHNMAFWEQMSVEKQEQAVGRKKFDDLELADYAKSPNAHNVASKLEVDGIEQKIIRMNVPFSNPALDFTGTYFIGYARHWLVTKAMLEQMLAQSDFLLTFSEILSGQLFFIPSRPTLIAMADGEFF; translated from the coding sequence ATGATAAGTGCGAACTTGGCTCAAGACGTTTGGAAGGATCCGGGACTGAATGTTTCTTTTGTAGTTTTGAATTTAAAAAGAATGAACTTGCAAGAGGATCAATCAGCAATGGCCACATTTTTTGATCGCTCACAAGCTATTATTCGATCGATGCGGATTAGAAATCCACAAGATAACCTTCAAGTTGCAATTGGTTTAAGTCAGACTGCGTGGAAGTATCTATTTCCCCATCATTCAGTACCGAAGGAACTAGAAAATTATCAAACGTTAACGGGACCGAAGTATAGCATGCCGGCCTCGGGCGGTGATTTGTTTTTACATATCCGTGCTGCGCAAGAAGCAGTCGTTTACGAAGTTTTGCGCCAAATGATGATTTTTCTACGTCCCATTACTTCGGTTTTAGATGAAACTAAAGGTTTTCGTTTTCTGGAAGGACGATCTATCATTGGCTTTATGGATGGAACCGAGGCACCAGCCCTAGAAGATGCGGCTGAATATGCACTCATTGGAGCAGAAGATCCTGACTACGAAAATGGCTCTTATGCTTTTGCGCAGAAGTGGCAACATAATATGGCTTTTTGGGAACAAATGAGTGTTGAAAAACAAGAACAGGCCGTTGGACGAAAAAAATTTGACGATTTGGAATTAGCTGATTATGCCAAAAGTCCTAATGCGCATAATGTAGCTTCGAAGTTAGAAGTAGATGGGATTGAACAAAAAATTATTCGTATGAATGTTCCATTTTCTAATCCGGCACTAGATTTCACAGGAACTTATTTTATTGGCTATGCCCGGCACTGGTTGGTGACTAAAGCAATGTTAGAACAGATGTTAGCACAATCTGATTTCTTGCTAACTTTTTCTGAAATATTGAGTGGACAACTTTTCTTTATTCCTTCAAGACCCACGCTAATTGCTATGGCAGATGGTGAATTTTTCTAA
- a CDS encoding ABC transporter ATP-binding protein has translation MDEIQVRNLTIAFEQPILKDLNFTASSGDWITLVGKSGSGKSLFLKALARLHLLNSGRISLNGINYQDYAIGEYRLNVSYVVQAAQLFGETVRDNLDLPFLVRKLAPDIQKQLNGLTQMDLSAIDLDRPITELSGGQKQRIGLLRNLLFPPKVLLLDEISTGLDEETKELIWSVLKQIHHDENNIILSVTHDHDEIKAAEQIYTFESGQMRKIK, from the coding sequence ATGGATGAAATACAGGTACGAAACCTGACAATCGCCTTTGAGCAACCAATCTTAAAGGATCTAAATTTTACGGCTTCTTCTGGTGATTGGATTACACTAGTTGGTAAGTCGGGAAGCGGTAAGAGTCTTTTTTTAAAAGCCTTAGCTCGTTTACACCTTTTAAACTCAGGGCGAATCAGCCTAAATGGAATAAATTATCAAGATTATGCAATCGGTGAATATCGGCTAAATGTTTCGTATGTTGTTCAAGCCGCCCAATTATTTGGGGAAACCGTTCGGGATAATTTAGACCTTCCATTTTTAGTACGTAAATTAGCTCCGGATATTCAAAAACAGTTGAATGGATTAACACAAATGGATTTATCAGCCATTGATTTGGATAGGCCGATTACCGAGTTATCTGGTGGTCAAAAACAGCGGATTGGTTTACTGAGAAATTTGTTGTTTCCACCGAAGGTTTTATTGTTAGATGAGATTTCTACGGGTTTAGATGAAGAGACCAAGGAACTCATTTGGTCCGTCTTAAAACAAATACACCATGATGAAAATAATATTATTTTATCAGTCACGCATGATCACGACGAGATCAAAGCAGCAGAACAAATTTACACGTTTGAATCTGGACAAATGAGGAAAATTAAATGA
- a CDS encoding ABC transporter permease → MNVNVDNKSLLLAFSLVLISLLISHQQKLRLERETLIAVFRAVLQLILVGYLLATIFKVNNLVLTLAMQLLIVFNAAWNGKKRGGGIRYAFWIAWGGLMLSTFLTMGILLLTGVIKPQPFQLIPVTGMIAGNSMTAVGLVYRSLQQQFLDQQGQVFERLALGANPKLASGDIFRTAIQTGMQPTIDSVKTYGIVSLPGMMSGLIMAGISPINAIKYQIMVVFMLLAATGIASAWSAFLAYRQFYNSEWQLILPKKETR, encoded by the coding sequence ATGAATGTAAATGTGGATAATAAATCATTACTATTGGCGTTTAGTTTAGTATTAATTTCTTTATTAATCAGTCACCAACAGAAATTAAGATTAGAACGTGAAACATTAATTGCTGTTTTTCGAGCGGTCCTTCAATTGATTCTTGTTGGTTATTTGTTAGCCACGATTTTTAAAGTTAATAATTTGGTCCTAACTTTGGCGATGCAGTTGTTAATTGTCTTCAATGCGGCCTGGAATGGTAAAAAACGTGGAGGTGGTATTCGATATGCTTTTTGGATTGCATGGGGCGGGTTGATGCTATCGACTTTTTTGACAATGGGGATTCTATTATTGACTGGAGTTATTAAACCACAACCATTTCAATTAATCCCAGTTACCGGGATGATTGCTGGAAATTCGATGACTGCAGTAGGGTTAGTTTATCGAAGTTTACAGCAACAATTTTTAGATCAACAGGGTCAGGTTTTTGAACGATTAGCGTTAGGAGCTAATCCGAAATTAGCTTCAGGTGATATCTTTAGGACGGCGATCCAAACGGGGATGCAACCGACGATTGATTCTGTTAAAACGTATGGGATTGTCTCGTTACCGGGGATGATGTCGGGATTAATTATGGCCGGTATTTCGCCAATTAACGCGATTAAATACCAAATTATGGTGGTGTTCATGTTGTTAGCGGCAACTGGTATTGCGTCAGCTTGGTCGGCATTTCTCGCTTATCGACAATTCTACAATTCAGAGTGGCAATTAATTTTGCCTAAAAAAGAAACTCGATAG
- a CDS encoding PadR family transcriptional regulator has translation MENELSKDLIRGHTDAIVLNRLKQGDSYGYRIAHDIADLTNQEYILNEATLYSVFRRLGKAGLVDSYYGDETKGARRKYYALTTAGEQRLEAEKTAWKFAKKTIDELMGESL, from the coding sequence ATGGAGAATGAATTATCAAAAGATTTAATCCGCGGACATACTGATGCCATCGTTTTAAATCGCTTGAAACAAGGTGATTCCTATGGCTATCGAATCGCACATGATATTGCTGACCTAACTAATCAAGAATATATTTTAAATGAAGCTACCCTTTACTCGGTTTTTCGGCGATTGGGTAAAGCAGGATTAGTTGATAGTTATTATGGTGATGAGACTAAAGGGGCACGACGGAAGTATTATGCTTTAACCACTGCGGGTGAACAACGGTTAGAAGCTGAGAAAACGGCCTGGAAGTTTGCTAAAAAAACAATTGATGAATTGATGGGAGAAAGCCTATGA
- a CDS encoding DUF4097 family beta strand repeat-containing protein has product MNQDLENRINEIFIGYEMTLPLIEFKQEVLADANEALEDYRIAHPQIDEVKAIDHVMRDLGDLTPIVEMINGEQNNNLPVLQQQTIENEYDVINVNVFAGQVFIVAGQGSKPKVEQVFNHEHPELAVQIDDRMRSYNITTPRLSGWSLLNIFTETTRSRFKNVIKIELPANYRGDLNLKLNAGEVFITDLKLAQHLNLTVSAGVLHVNRVQSQLLQLDLRAGKASLKDVKVASSLQGSVSAGELTMHQVQAYFNMNVAAGNVNGFDLIGSGDFDVNAGNLGLSWDRILGDLDFSTALGNINVRFKPEISYYLNGHTTMGSIRVLREHQVQADSTNLNAQVGSNPTFRVQAQTSFGNIIIK; this is encoded by the coding sequence ATGAATCAGGATTTAGAAAATCGTATAAATGAAATATTCATCGGTTATGAAATGACATTACCGTTAATTGAGTTTAAACAAGAAGTGTTAGCTGATGCCAACGAGGCTTTAGAAGATTATCGGATTGCACATCCCCAAATTGACGAAGTCAAAGCAATTGATCATGTTATGCGAGATTTAGGTGATTTAACGCCCATCGTTGAGATGATTAATGGTGAGCAAAATAATAACCTGCCGGTGTTACAGCAACAGACCATTGAAAATGAATATGATGTAATTAATGTTAATGTCTTTGCTGGTCAAGTTTTCATTGTCGCAGGTCAAGGATCTAAACCGAAAGTGGAACAAGTTTTTAATCATGAACATCCTGAATTAGCAGTTCAGATTGATGATCGTATGAGAAGTTATAATATCACGACCCCTCGTTTGTCAGGGTGGAGCTTATTAAACATTTTTACAGAAACCACCCGTAGCCGCTTTAAAAATGTGATTAAAATTGAACTCCCAGCTAATTATCGGGGAGATCTGAATTTGAAATTAAATGCAGGTGAAGTGTTTATTACTGATTTGAAATTAGCACAACACTTGAATTTAACCGTGTCTGCGGGCGTTTTGCATGTTAACCGAGTACAGAGTCAATTACTCCAGTTAGATCTTCGGGCTGGGAAGGCCAGTTTAAAAGATGTTAAAGTTGCAAGTTCATTGCAAGGATCAGTCTCTGCTGGAGAGCTGACGATGCATCAGGTTCAAGCTTATTTTAATATGAATGTTGCAGCAGGTAATGTGAATGGATTTGATTTGATTGGTAGTGGTGATTTTGATGTCAATGCAGGTAATTTAGGACTGAGTTGGGATCGAATTCTAGGTGATCTTGATTTTAGCACAGCTCTTGGTAATATTAACGTTCGATTTAAGCCAGAAATTAGTTACTATCTTAATGGACATACTACGATGGGATCAATTCGTGTTTTGCGCGAACATCAGGTGCAAGCGGATTCAACCAACTTGAATGCCCAAGTTGGATCTAATCCGACATTTCGAGTGCAAGCACAGACTTCGTTTGGAAATATTATAATTAAATAA
- a CDS encoding PspC domain-containing protein, giving the protein MKQKIYRSKQDKVLAGLLGGLAEYFGWNSQILRIIYLLLVIFTGFFPFGILYLLLLLVIPESPYQN; this is encoded by the coding sequence ATGAAGCAAAAAATATATCGTTCAAAGCAAGATAAAGTCTTAGCCGGTTTGTTGGGTGGTTTAGCCGAGTATTTCGGTTGGAATTCACAAATTTTGCGAATCATCTATCTATTATTGGTTATCTTTACCGGCTTTTTCCCATTTGGGATTTTGTACCTACTATTGTTATTAGTAATTCCTGAGTCGCCTTATCAAAATTAA
- a CDS encoding uracil-DNA glycosylase: MSNLDSLKGTDWWEPLNQQLGPQYWKELTNFIEMVYQHENVYPALDQIFKAFELTPLSNTKVVLLGQDPYPNANQAMGLSFSVPENQALPKSLVNVYKELSNDLQQAAPQNGDLTFWAQQGVLLLNTILTVPAGKRNGHANLIWEPLTDAVITVINQQPQPVVYLLWGKPAGLKSALISNSNQLILQAPHPSPLAAYRGFFGSRPFSKINQYLVENKIAPINWNTQVG, from the coding sequence ATGTCGAATTTAGATTCATTAAAGGGAACCGATTGGTGGGAACCATTAAATCAACAATTAGGACCTCAATATTGGAAAGAACTAACGAATTTTATTGAAATGGTTTATCAACATGAAAATGTATATCCGGCGCTAGATCAAATTTTTAAGGCATTTGAGTTGACACCATTGTCTAATACTAAAGTAGTCTTATTAGGACAAGATCCGTACCCCAATGCAAATCAAGCGATGGGACTGAGTTTTTCAGTACCTGAAAATCAGGCTTTACCGAAATCGTTAGTGAATGTATATAAAGAACTATCAAACGACTTGCAACAGGCTGCGCCTCAAAATGGAGATTTAACTTTTTGGGCCCAACAGGGTGTGTTACTTTTAAATACGATTTTAACAGTTCCTGCAGGGAAACGGAATGGGCATGCAAATTTAATTTGGGAGCCGTTAACTGATGCTGTCATTACGGTCATTAACCAACAACCTCAACCAGTGGTATACTTACTTTGGGGCAAGCCGGCCGGGCTAAAAAGTGCATTAATTAGTAATTCAAATCAATTGATTTTACAAGCACCACATCCAAGCCCACTAGCAGCCTACCGCGGTTTTTTTGGTAGTCGGCCTTTTTCAAAAATTAATCAGTATCTTGTTGAAAATAAGATTGCACCTATAAATTGGAATACACAAGTCGGTTAA
- the pta gene encoding phosphate acetyltransferase — protein MELFEQLATKVRDQKQILVFPEGEDIRIQGAAIRLLADHLVQPILLGNRKEIESVAEAEGNDLTGIEIMDPIEYPKADHEKMVNALVERRNGKTDAATATKWLKDVNYFGTMLVYLHKADGMVSGATHPTGDTVRPALQIIKTIPGSKRISGSFVMQRGDERYIFADAAINIDLDAQTMAEIAIQSARTAQVFGIDPKVAMLSFSTKGSAAAPQVNKVVEATEIAQAMDPQLALDGELQFDAAFVESVAASKAPDSKVAGHANVFVFPDLQSGNIGYKIAQRLGGFEAVGPILQGLAAPVSDLSRGANEEDVYKTAIITAAQVVENRVN, from the coding sequence ATGGAACTGTTTGAACAATTAGCGACAAAGGTACGTGATCAAAAACAAATCCTAGTTTTCCCTGAAGGGGAAGATATTCGAATTCAAGGAGCGGCCATACGGCTGTTAGCTGATCATTTAGTTCAGCCCATTTTGTTAGGAAATCGGAAAGAAATTGAATCGGTTGCTGAAGCTGAGGGTAATGATCTCACGGGAATTGAAATTATGGATCCAATTGAATACCCTAAAGCTGATCATGAAAAGATGGTTAATGCCTTAGTAGAACGTCGGAATGGTAAGACGGATGCGGCGACAGCGACAAAATGGTTAAAGGATGTTAATTATTTTGGGACAATGTTGGTTTACCTGCATAAGGCTGATGGAATGGTTTCAGGAGCGACACATCCGACGGGAGATACTGTCCGGCCGGCCTTGCAGATTATTAAAACAATTCCTGGATCAAAAAGAATCTCTGGATCATTTGTTATGCAACGTGGAGACGAACGATATATTTTTGCTGATGCCGCAATTAATATTGATTTAGATGCACAAACGATGGCAGAAATTGCGATTCAGTCTGCTCGAACAGCACAAGTCTTCGGAATTGATCCGAAGGTTGCTATGCTTTCGTTTTCTACTAAAGGTTCAGCAGCAGCACCGCAAGTAAATAAGGTGGTAGAAGCGACTGAAATTGCACAAGCTATGGATCCTCAGCTTGCACTGGATGGTGAACTTCAATTTGACGCGGCCTTTGTCGAAAGTGTCGCGGCTTCAAAAGCCCCCGACTCAAAGGTGGCAGGGCACGCCAATGTTTTCGTGTTCCCTGATTTGCAATCAGGGAATATTGGCTACAAAATTGCCCAGCGTTTGGGTGGTTTTGAAGCAGTAGGACCAATCTTACAAGGTTTAGCGGCACCAGTTTCTGATTTGTCACGTGGTGCAAACGAAGAAGATGTGTATAAGACTGCGATTATTACTGCGGCCCAAGTCGTTGAAAATCGTGTAAATTAA
- the tsaE gene encoding tRNA (adenosine(37)-N6)-threonylcarbamoyltransferase complex ATPase subunit type 1 TsaE, translated as MKRIVKTVEETQALAGHLAQQITAGTIILLKGDLGAGKTTFTQGFARALGIQRPLKSPTFTLVREYETVNFPLYHFDVYRLGEEGGADELGLDEYFRPDSVVLIEWAEFIQDLLPSAVIQVELKRLDDDLSGDLRMIEISSFDPTLADMIKNMED; from the coding sequence ATGAAAAGAATTGTAAAAACGGTTGAAGAAACCCAAGCATTGGCTGGACATCTAGCTCAACAAATTACAGCAGGGACTATTATTTTATTGAAGGGTGATTTAGGAGCCGGTAAAACGACTTTTACACAAGGCTTTGCTCGTGCATTAGGCATTCAAAGACCACTAAAAAGTCCGACTTTTACCTTAGTACGTGAATATGAAACTGTAAATTTCCCACTATATCATTTTGATGTATATCGTTTAGGAGAAGAAGGTGGAGCCGACGAACTAGGATTGGATGAGTATTTTCGACCTGATAGCGTAGTTCTGATCGAATGGGCAGAGTTTATTCAAGATTTGTTACCATCTGCTGTTATTCAAGTTGAATTAAAACGATTAGACGATGATCTCAGTGGCGATTTACGGATGATCGAAATTAGTAGTTTTGATCCTACATTAGCGGATATGATTAAGAATATGGAAGATTAA
- a CDS encoding GNAT family N-acetyltransferase encodes MELYIRGAEPSDAPAIIKLLRQLQAESTTFEVVENLDTLIPEQLSMSLAEIQISTDALILVVVNEQNDFYGILTALPNSTALHQTEIGVAILQKIQGMGLGQALMENLLDWFVEYSSSQQLFLTVQIQNKRARHLYEKMNFKYIERSNQKTMHAQGVLVETIDMILEEKDL; translated from the coding sequence ATGGAATTATATATTCGTGGAGCGGAGCCAAGTGATGCCCCCGCAATTATCAAATTACTGAGACAATTACAGGCGGAATCAACGACTTTTGAGGTTGTTGAAAATTTAGATACGCTTATACCGGAACAATTATCCATGAGTTTAGCAGAAATTCAAATCTCAACGGATGCTTTGATTTTGGTAGTTGTAAATGAGCAGAATGATTTTTATGGCATTTTAACAGCATTACCGAATTCAACAGCTTTACATCAAACCGAAATTGGAGTGGCAATTTTACAGAAAATTCAAGGAATGGGGTTAGGCCAAGCTCTAATGGAAAATTTATTGGATTGGTTTGTTGAGTATAGTTCAAGTCAGCAGCTCTTTTTGACCGTTCAAATTCAAAATAAACGAGCTCGACATCTATATGAAAAAATGAATTTTAAATATATTGAAAGATCAAACCAAAAAACGATGCACGCTCAAGGGGTGCTCGTTGAAACTATTGATATGATTTTAGAGGAAAAAGATTTATGA
- a CDS encoding 3'-5' exonuclease, with the protein MNFIAMDFETANAKRYSAVSIAVVVVRESQIVDEFYSLLNPPTDFSQQNIRIHGIQPRDVADAPSFPLVWQKIQQFYTSEQLVVAHNAAFDNSVLKASLEYYHLPAPHYLSLDTVKTSRRFYPQLINHKLNTVAEALDIPLNHHHHALDDTMAAAQILLTQAQEFGVDPLKNLVKVI; encoded by the coding sequence ATGAATTTTATTGCAATGGATTTTGAGACAGCAAACGCCAAACGATATAGTGCCGTTTCAATTGCGGTTGTGGTTGTGCGAGAAAGTCAGATCGTTGACGAATTTTATTCGTTATTGAATCCACCGACGGATTTTAGCCAACAAAATATTAGGATTCATGGGATTCAACCTCGTGACGTTGCAGATGCACCTAGTTTCCCATTAGTTTGGCAAAAAATTCAACAATTTTATACCAGCGAACAGTTAGTGGTAGCTCACAATGCGGCATTTGATAATAGTGTTTTGAAAGCTAGTTTAGAATATTATCACTTACCAGCACCTCACTATTTATCCTTAGACACAGTCAAAACTTCGCGTCGGTTTTACCCTCAATTGATCAATCACAAACTAAATACCGTGGCGGAGGCATTAGATATTCCATTAAATCATCATCATCACGCCCTAGATGACACCATGGCTGCAGCTCAAATTTTATTAACCCAAGCTCAAGAATTTGGGGTTGATCCGCTCAAGAACTTAGTAAAAGTAATTTAG